ACTATATTATAGTATTCAACATGAAGAACAGAAAGATTGAACTTATCGATAATGTAAATCTGACCTTTAATTCAACGACCAGTATGGAAACGTTCCAGAAAATGTGGTATGTagaatttttaaataatattacatatgctgaatgatattaaaagtaaataaactTTCTTATTATAACAAAAATTTTAATCAATTTTTATTATTACTCTGATTTAATATATTGATTTGTACAACTTATAGGTGCTTTACTTCACGAATTATTTAAAAAAGGTTGGAAGTATGTACTACAAAAGATTTTTCGGTAAAGAGGTTGTGTTAAAGGAAACAAAATGGATGACTAAAGACAATCAAATTGACTGTGGTATTTTTGCTATGAGACACATGGAATGCTACAGAGGAGAAGAGAAGTGGTATTGTGGATTAGTGGATGAATCAAATTTTCAGAAAAAGCAGCTTATGAGCCTGAGATCGCATTATGCACTTAAGATTTTGACACACGATTTGAATGAACTAAAATCAAAGTTTTTGCAGAAAATGAAGAGATATGAAGAAACAACAAGTGATAAAATCAAGAAGGTGACTGTGGAAAAGGCGAAGGCATAAGCACTGAACAAGATTGATGAATGGCATAAGAGAAAATAGAATGTATTCTATTTCATCATTAGTATGTAAAACAATTTATATTTTGAATTTTGTGTTAACCGTATTGTGTGAATCATTTAGCATGATGTATTAACGGCATTTTGTAAATCGTTTAACCTGCGTATTATAAGATATTATGTTGATGTTACTTAGTTAATATGGTTCACATTAATATTTTACTAGTTACACTATTATATGTAAACTAAATTGCACCAGTTGGTTATTATTTACATTAATCGTTTTCTACTTAGTGATTTTGTAATCGTTGACTGAATTACACCAATTGGTGCATACAGTATACACGTTTGATGTTAATAAAATGAAGCTAACTACCATATTGATTAAAAAGTCCAAGGCTAAGTAATATTACATGCATTGAATATTATGTATTAAGTAAACTTAATACATACTAACATTACATACATTGAATATTATGTATTAAGTAAACTTAATACCACTAACATTACATACATTGAATATTATGTATTAAGTAAACTTAATACATACTAACATTACATGAATTGAACATTAAGCATTAAGCATGATGACATAATAACTGTTGGTATAAGTAAACATATGAGATGCAATAATACTCGATCTAAAACATAAACACATTTGAGTCTGAAAAACTTAAAACATTCAATGTACGTAATAGTATGATCTTTAATAACACGCAGTCTAAAACATGTAAAAATTAAGGATAAAAAAACAATAAACAATCAATCTTGAGATTCACCAACTTCTTCATGTTGTTCATCCATCGAGTcatagtcttcatcatcttcatcatcttcatcctcttcatcaaCAAGCTTCATCTTTTGTTTACCAGCGTTTCTTTTGTCACAACTTCTCCTATTATGACCAAGAATACCACATTTTTTGCATGCCCTTCTCTTCTTACCATTTCTCTCAGCAGCAGGTAAGTATCTCTTGTTACTACTCTCACCTTTGTTACTTCTCTCACCTTTGTTACACATGCCCTTTGGACCATGAACATTAGCAAGAGCAGGCCTAGGGAAACCATACAACTGCTCAATTGTAGCAAATGTAGAAGGTGCTGTATCATCATCCGGATTAAAAAATTCACTAATAAACACATCAAACTTGTCTCTTAACAGCTCAAGTTTTTCAGTATCATCCTTCAAGAAAAAGAGTGCTTTTCTAAATTTATTGAGCAGCTCTTTCTTAACCCTATAAGATGCAACAAACGGATTTAACTCGGAAGCTATGGAATTGAATACTTCAGACGCTCCCTTTGACCATCTCTTCAGATTATATCGATCATGAATAGCATGAATTTCATTTatgaaataaacaacgaaaacatgATGACACAAACGTCCTTCACGTACAAACAACAAACACGAGCAATCACATTCAAATGTCTTCTCATTAAATTCAACCTTAAAAACAAAAATTGGAATGCAAACATTTAAAAATAATTTAAACGGCAAAACATGCATCACAGATAATTATATTAAAACAAACATAAAAAGTTGAAATATTGTATACTTACATGGTAATCCCACTTTGGACGTGGTTCAGGAAACTTTTCTTGAATCACGCAAATTAGCTTATCTCCTTCAACTCTAGAATTTGTTTGATAGCATGAAGAGGAAGATCTGCAGATTTCATCTTGAACAAGTAAAAAAACACTAGGGGTATATATATCCCTAGCATGTTTCTCAATGGGCAGAGTTGTTGCAAGTTTAACCAATTTGTTCTCCATTTCATATTCAAGAAGACGATTAGTATGTCTTTGCCTTTCCATTGCTGCCTCAAACCTTGATTAAAAATCAACTAAAGTAGAACATCTGTTCTTGCATTTACTAAAAAATGCATTCTCACTCTCTGAAAGTGAAGAAGTTCTCATCAAAGCATTCATAGGGGTATCCATGAAGAAGCATGGTACCTACATTTCTTTAATTTTGTACATGTCATTGAACCATCTAACTTCATGCAATTTATAGTCATCAATCAATGATTTCCAACGAGTCTCAAACTTTTCAGGTGTTTGTTGCTGATTCCAGAAAATTAAATTCATACGATCCCTAAAATTAGGAGTATCATACAATTCGTGGCTAACCTAAAAATATAAAACTAGCATAAAAAAGTTGAAAAAAGGACagtaataaaaagtaagaaaacaaAAAGTTAAAAACATAAAATCTTATCACGCAGCTTGGTACTTATATGCCACATGCACAATCGGTGTTTTGCATATTTAAACTTCAAATCAATAGCCTCTTTCATTGTCAGATCATGATCGGTGACAACTAATGAAGGTTCATACCCAAAAGTTTTCAAGAAACAGTCTAGAAACCAGTTGAATGAATCAATACTTTCACCAGTAAGTAGAGCAGCACCAAAACACACCAGTTTCTTATGATTATCAATTCCAGTAAGAGGAACAAACACCATCTTGTACCTGACATACAAttgaacataattaataataatattacacacaTTGAATGTTAACAGAATAAATTAATAAAAACAAAAGTAAAGACTTACTTGTTAGTCTTGTAAGTTGCATCAAAAGACACGATATCACCAAACTCTTGATAATTAACTTTAGAGACATAATCAGACCAGAATACTCCAAGTAAAGAACCGTCATTACCACATTTATATTCACAAGTGAAGTTTGGTAAAACTTCTTGCTTCCGAAGAAGATTCTCTATAAAAATGTGTGCATCACTTTCACCTACATACCGATTCATGTCACGCCTAAAGTTTTGAAAATCAACAGAAGAAGGACCAACCAGACTAAAACCACCATTTAGATCTGAAATAATGTTATAAGCTTTCGTAACACCAACATTAGATTTAGTATTTAAATCAAACAACATTTGCGCGTCGTCTAAACCAATCCTTCTTTTTATCTTCATTTGCTGTCTATTACCTACATAAACTAACTTATGATTGTGACCTTCATAGAACTTCAAAATCATCACCTTATCACCAACTAACTTACATCTAAGAGATGCAGAACAACCAGTCTTGATTGTGGAAACTTTACGAATAAGAGGTTTATTTTCCTTCTTTCTTTTCTTCCTTTTATCAGCTTTAGAAAGTTCAACATTAGATTCACCATTACAATCAACATCACATTCTGAGTCACCTTCAACATCACATTCTACATCACCTTCAACTGAATCTTTAATGATAGGTAGATTAAAATCTACAAGAGAATCATAGGCGAGATGCGTAAAAGTACCGGATCTATTACACCTAAAAAGCTTGTAAGTAACAATCCCAGTTGCATTTCTATTTTGTGAAGATCTTTTAGTATCAAATCCACCAGCATCGCCATAAGACTCATAAAACAACTGACATGCATCATACGATTGAAATAAAGTACCAACAACAGGTTTCAAATGATCAGGAACAACAGGTAAATATTCTTGTGAACCATCAACACTT
This window of the Rutidosis leptorrhynchoides isolate AG116_Rl617_1_P2 chromosome 7, CSIRO_AGI_Rlap_v1, whole genome shotgun sequence genome carries:
- the LOC139859717 gene encoding protein FAR1-RELATED SEQUENCE 5-like produces the protein MASSSICASDSTSRVEGSTSVAASSGSGAVVEQVDISSIIRESVDGSQEYLPVVPDHLKPVVGTLFQSYDACQLFYESYGDAGGFDTKRSSQNRNATGIVTYKLFRCNRSGTFTHLAYDSLVDFNLPIIKDSVEGDVECDVEGDSECDVDCNGESNVELSKADKRKKRKKENKPLIRKVSTIKTGCSASLRCKLVGDKVMILKFYEGHNHKLVYVGNRQQMKIKRRIGLDDAQMLFDLNTKSNVGVTKAYNIISDLNGGFSLVGPSSVDFQNFRRDMNRYVGESDAHIFIENLLRKQEVLPNFTCEYKCGNDGSLLGVFWSDYVSKVNYQEFGDIVSFDATYKTNKYKMVFVPLTGIDNHKKLVCFGAALLTGESIDSFNWFLDCFLKTFGYEPSLVVTDHDLTMKEVSHELYDTPNFRDRMNLIFWNQQQTPEKFETRWKSLIDDYKLHEVRWFNDMYKIKEMFEAAMERQRHTNRLLEYEMENKLVKLATTLPIEKHARDIYTPSVFLLVQDEICRSSSSCYQTNSRVEGDKLICVIQEKFPEPRPKWDYHVEFNEKTFECDCSCLLFVREGRLCHHVFVVYFINEIHAIHDRYNLKRWSKGASEVFNSIASELNPFVASYRVKKELLNKFRKALFFLKDDTEKLELLRDKFDVFISEFFNPDDDTAPSTFATIEQLYGFPRPALANVHGPKGMCNKGERSNKGESSNKRYLPAAERNGKKRRACKKCGILGHNRRSCDKRNAGKQKMKLVDEEDEDDEDDEDYDSMDEQHEEVGESQD